AAGTATCGGCGGTAAGCACAACAAGTCGGGGAACAAGCGTGTCAACTCGCATAGCGAGGCAATCAGAACGAATAGTGACCGTCCAGGATGAGTCTACAATAGAATGGAGTAATTTAATCTTCATGCCGTTCCACCCAGTTTTCAGGATGTTCGTCTTATTCATGGTCTTTATCAAAGTCATACTGGTAAGGTGTTACGATATTTGCAATACTTAGATAGACGTCTATAattgaaatatcaaattaaattattctattctatgCGTATATATATAGGCATATTGTAAGtcaatagaaattatttttgaacgaTTCCCGCGCTATttttcaatccttgtgtcgctggagGTTCCACAAACATCTAAGTCACAAGGACAAAGatactcagactcaggacaagcactcgtggatcacacagacGCACAGATGTCTTAACCGAGACACGttacgcacagtgggtttgacgtggtgaaaTAGAATCTAAGTTCGTAACTCGGATTTTAATATATGGACAACCGTCAACAAATCTAAAGCATCTTACGTGATAGATTGACCTGTTATTAGCCTGGTTATTGGTTATTGGCCCTGACTGGATTGATGGTCTGGTTATGGGTTCGATTCctcacccaggacaaaagttTCTGTGATGAACACAATCATTTTTGTTCCTTGTCAAATGGGATATaggtataattttatcaattgtcaagatagcgttgtgtgaacgttgtggaatattatatactagctgttgcccgcgacttcgtccgcgtggtacgAAGATAGtcgtataagttatgatttatatctaccctgttttttccacattttccattgtatcttcgctcctattagtcgcagctcgATGGTTTATAGCCGTAAACCGTCCTCGATGAGTGATCTATTGAACaccaaaagaatttttcaatttgaaccagtagttcctgagattagcgcgttcaaacaaacaaacaaactcttcagctttatatattagtatagaagtatagatatagatatagattacatTCCTTTCactttattgtataaaatatacaatttaaaacccccactttttatttctttttacagGGACCTATACAAGCGGTCTTTCCTTTGGTCTATTGTGGTGATACAATGGACTACCACCCATTCCTCGTTTTCATAAAGTATACTTATTGGTATGGTTGTGATTCCCTCTACGGAATTGATACGTTTCTTCATATAGTACACAGgtagttatttaaatactattattgttctagaaataaggtattttttatttaaaaaaaaatattggttaataGCTGACTTTAATTTGCACAAATGTAATTTTGCCGagaggcaaaaaaaaatgttgtgaaaaAAAGTCCTTTCATGAATAGATGTtatccgattctcagacctacccaatatgcgcacaaaatttcatgagaatcggtcgagtcgtttcggaggatttCGATTTCGTACACTGTGATACGcgaattttatatattggagGAGCTGGTGTAGTCTgtaccattattttttttacaattttcaattgcTTCCTTCAATTCTTCTTCCTAGTAGTTGTTTATTTCTATGCACAAGCCGGTCCGTTACTAGTGACAGTAAGCATCCCATACTTTATTAACTGTAATGTATTATTTCACTAGACAAGTCGTTGACAAGTCTGTGCGACGAGAACATTTGCCGAAGGCTGCCCATTTTTTGATTTTGGATTTGTTGTCACTGATTCCATTTCATCGCCTAATGGAGGACACTGCTTGTCCAAAGAGGAAGTTATGGCCTAACGTATTAGCATTCAATGAATTTCTTGTGTGAGTATTTTACTTTACTGTTAACTACGATGGCTCGCtccaaacaatatttaattttgaaatatcacGGCAAGTTTGAGTCCAGAACTTATGAAAATAGGTTcagaaatatttgaaagtaaagcaaataaattctCAAAACGGACTCAatagattttgtgtttttataccTCGGCTATATCTGCATGACCGCATTATGCACATACTTAAGATGCACCTTTCCCTCTATTTCAGAATATATAGAGTCACGCAATATTTTGCATTGGAAAGCACACATTCGATCTTCAAGCTCATAATCGGTTTTACAATTGTATTGGGTATGTGTATTAACAGTATGACATGTTTGATGCTGCTATTAACAGCAAATGGACTGTGTCCTAATTGTATGAAAATTATTAACGTGTATTACGATTGGCGATGTTTTGTTTCACACAAGGTAAATATGGGATAAGacgaattttatttacagtaacgTAGCTTACGTCAAATCTTAAGGTTATGAACAAGTTCATTAAACGTTTAGTCATTCTGAAATTAACATATTCAATGTCATACTCTGATACTTTGTTTTCAGATTCAGGAAGCTGGCAGAATGTATACGACTTACATATATGCTAGCGTATTAGTGCTACTTTACTCCATAGGTCTTGTTGTAGATGTCATTCTACCTTCCACAGTTAGCGAGTTCTTTTTGGCGTCATCGGTATTAATGTTTGGATATGTATTTAAGTCCTTCTTCGTTATAC
The window above is part of the Trichoplusia ni isolate ovarian cell line Hi5 chromosome 11, tn1, whole genome shotgun sequence genome. Proteins encoded here:
- the LOC113498976 gene encoding uncharacterized protein LOC113498976, whose amino-acid sequence is MPVRMSEAYADPLRKVSAVSTTSRGTSVSTRIARQSERIVTVQDESTIEWSNLIFMPFHPVFRMFVLFMVFIKVILGPIQAVFPLVYCGDTMDYHPFLVFIKYTYWYGCDSLYGIDTFLHIVHR